In the Piscinibacter sp. XHJ-5 genome, one interval contains:
- a CDS encoding DUF2147 domain-containing protein, with amino-acid sequence MLKTVLAGLVLVAHASAFAQATPVGLWKTIDDKTKKERSLVRIVDSGGTLSGRIEKRLDPDAKAGDTCDKCSDDRKDKPILGLELLRGVKKSASGENRWDGGTILDPEDGKTYKVLLTPVDEGKRLDVRGYIGMPMLGRTQTWIRVE; translated from the coding sequence ATGCTGAAGACTGTCCTCGCAGGCCTGGTGCTGGTCGCCCACGCCAGCGCCTTCGCCCAGGCCACCCCGGTCGGCCTGTGGAAGACGATCGACGACAAGACCAAGAAGGAGCGCTCGCTGGTGCGCATCGTGGACAGCGGCGGCACGCTGAGCGGCAGGATCGAGAAGCGCCTCGATCCCGACGCCAAGGCCGGCGACACCTGCGACAAGTGCTCGGACGATCGGAAGGACAAGCCCATCCTCGGCCTCGAGCTCCTGCGCGGCGTCAAGAAGAGCGCCAGTGGCGAGAACCGCTGGGACGGCGGCACGATTCTCGATCCCGAAGACGGAAAGACCTACAAGGTGCTGCTGACGCCCGTGGATGAGGGCAAGCGCCTCGACGTGCGCGGCTACATCGGCATGCCCATGCTGGGGCGCACGCAAACCTGGATCCGCGTCGAGTGA
- a CDS encoding 3-hydroxyacyl-CoA dehydrogenase/enoyl-CoA hydratase family protein, which yields MNRFPVRKVAVLGAGVMGAQIAAHLVNVKVPVVLFDLAAKEGPKNGIVTRAVEGLKKLKPSPLGVAEDAALIEQANYDEHLDKLRECDLVIEAIAERMDWKLDLYKKIAPAIAPHAIVASNTSGLSITRLSEVLPEEIKPRFCGIHFFNPPRYMFLVELIPTPTTRPEILDQLEAFVTTSVGKGVVRAKDTPNFVANRVGIAGMLATMKEAENFGLSYDIVDDLTGKKLGRASSGTFRTADVVGIDTMAHVIKTLQDNLGNDPFFPSYATPAVVKQLIDKGALGQKSGAGFYKKVGKDILRLDPATGEYVTGGKKAEEIVARMLKKPPAERLKLLRESTNPQAQFLWAVLRDGFHYAAVHLGDIAESARDVDFAMRWGFGTSQGPFELWQQAGWKQVAEWVKADIDAGKALSKAPLPDWVFDGRDGVHTPEGSWSPSQKRYVPRSTLPVYRRQRFPESLAGDGAAAPLKAGTELFKNDEVRVWTLDDEVVIASITAKLHLISPTVTEGLLKALELAEAKYKGLVIWSPDDVFSAGANLEALMPVFMKSGGKGIAPEEKKLQDMMLRLRYAQVPVVSAIRGIALGGGCEVAIHCAKRVAAMESYMGFVEVGVGLIPGGGGLTYVARRAAEMAAAGNANAELFQFLKDGFTSAAMAKVGTSAIESRKLGYLLDTDTIVPNKDELLHVALAEAKAMHEAGYRPPLKRLFPVAGRNAKATIQGQLVNMRDGGFISQHDFHISSLIADVVTGGDVDAGSLVSEEYLMSIERKHFCGLLDHPKTQERIMGMLQTGKPVRN from the coding sequence ATGAATCGATTTCCCGTGCGCAAGGTCGCCGTGCTGGGCGCCGGCGTCATGGGCGCGCAGATCGCCGCCCATCTCGTCAATGTCAAGGTGCCGGTCGTGCTGTTCGACCTGGCGGCCAAGGAAGGCCCGAAGAACGGCATCGTCACCAGGGCAGTGGAGGGGCTGAAGAAGCTGAAGCCGTCGCCGCTGGGCGTCGCCGAGGATGCGGCGCTGATCGAGCAGGCCAACTACGACGAGCACCTCGACAAGCTGCGCGAGTGCGACCTCGTCATCGAGGCGATCGCCGAACGCATGGACTGGAAGCTCGACCTGTACAAGAAGATCGCTCCGGCCATCGCGCCGCATGCGATCGTCGCCTCGAACACGTCCGGACTGTCGATCACCAGGCTGTCCGAGGTGCTGCCCGAGGAGATCAAGCCGCGCTTCTGCGGGATCCATTTCTTCAACCCGCCGCGCTACATGTTCCTGGTCGAGCTGATCCCGACGCCGACCACCCGGCCGGAGATCCTCGACCAGCTCGAAGCCTTCGTGACCACCTCGGTCGGGAAGGGCGTGGTGCGCGCCAAGGACACGCCGAACTTCGTGGCCAACCGCGTCGGCATCGCCGGCATGCTGGCCACGATGAAGGAAGCCGAGAACTTCGGCCTGTCATACGACATCGTCGACGACCTCACCGGCAAGAAGCTGGGCCGGGCGAGCTCCGGCACCTTCCGCACCGCGGACGTGGTCGGAATCGACACGATGGCGCACGTCATCAAGACGCTGCAGGACAACCTCGGCAACGATCCGTTCTTCCCGTCGTACGCGACGCCTGCCGTCGTCAAGCAGCTGATCGACAAGGGCGCGCTCGGCCAGAAGAGCGGCGCGGGTTTCTACAAGAAGGTGGGCAAGGACATCCTGCGCCTCGATCCCGCCACCGGCGAGTACGTGACCGGCGGCAAGAAGGCCGAGGAGATCGTCGCGCGCATGCTGAAGAAGCCGCCGGCCGAGCGCCTCAAGCTGCTGCGCGAGTCCACCAACCCGCAGGCGCAATTCCTGTGGGCCGTCCTGCGCGACGGCTTCCACTATGCCGCGGTGCACCTGGGCGACATCGCCGAAAGCGCGCGCGACGTCGACTTCGCGATGCGCTGGGGTTTCGGCACCAGCCAGGGTCCGTTCGAGCTGTGGCAGCAAGCCGGCTGGAAGCAGGTCGCCGAATGGGTGAAGGCCGACATAGACGCCGGCAAGGCACTGAGCAAGGCGCCGCTGCCGGACTGGGTGTTCGATGGCCGCGACGGGGTGCACACGCCGGAAGGCTCGTGGAGCCCGTCGCAGAAGCGCTACGTGCCGCGCAGCACGCTGCCGGTGTACCGGCGCCAGCGCTTCCCGGAGAGCCTGGCCGGCGACGGCGCGGCGGCGCCGCTGAAGGCCGGCACCGAGCTTTTCAAGAACGACGAGGTGCGTGTCTGGACGCTCGACGATGAAGTCGTGATCGCGAGCATCACCGCCAAGCTGCACCTCATCAGCCCGACCGTGACCGAGGGCCTGCTGAAAGCGCTGGAGCTCGCCGAGGCGAAGTACAAGGGCCTGGTGATCTGGTCGCCCGACGACGTGTTCTCGGCCGGTGCCAACCTCGAGGCGCTGATGCCGGTGTTCATGAAGAGCGGCGGCAAGGGCATCGCGCCGGAGGAGAAGAAGCTGCAGGACATGATGCTGCGGCTGCGCTATGCGCAGGTGCCGGTCGTGTCGGCGATCCGCGGCATCGCGCTGGGCGGCGGCTGCGAGGTCGCCATCCACTGCGCCAAGCGCGTGGCGGCGATGGAAAGCTACATGGGCTTCGTCGAAGTGGGCGTCGGCCTGATCCCGGGCGGCGGCGGGCTCACATACGTGGCGCGGCGCGCCGCGGAGATGGCCGCGGCCGGCAATGCCAACGCCGAGCTCTTCCAGTTCCTGAAGGACGGCTTCACCAGCGCCGCGATGGCCAAGGTGGGGACCAGCGCGATCGAGTCGCGCAAGCTCGGCTACCTGCTCGACACCGACACCATCGTGCCGAACAAGGACGAGCTGCTCCACGTGGCGCTGGCCGAGGCGAAGGCCATGCACGAGGCGGGCTACCGTCCGCCGCTGAAGCGGCTGTTCCCGGTGGCGGGCCGCAACGCCAAGGCCACCATCCAGGGCCAGCTGGTCAACATGCGCGACGGCGGCTTCATCAGCCAGCACGATTTCCACATCTCTTCGCTGATCGCCGACGTGGTGACCGGCGGCGACGTCGATGCGGGCTCGCTGGTGAGCGAGGAATACCTGATGTCGATCGAACGCAAGCACTTCTGCGGCCTGCTCGACCACCCGAAGACGCAGGAACGCATCATGGGAATGCTGCAGACCGGCAAGCCGGTCCGCAACTGA
- a CDS encoding acetyl-CoA C-acyltransferase: MSKQVQDAYIVAATRTPIGKSGRGCFRNTRPDDLLVAAIRSAMTQVPTLDPKAIEDAIIGCSFPEGEQGMNMARIAVQLAFSHPVAGVTVNRFCASGVTAIQMAADRIRVGEADVLIAGGAESMSLVPMGGNKPSFNPEVFAKDENVGIAYGMGLTAEKVAAQWKVGREAQDAFALESHLRALKAQQAGEFADEITPIDVIDRFPDLATGEPGTKTRTVKLDEGPRPDTSLEGLAKLKPVFAAKGSVTAGNSSQTSDGAGALVLASEKAIKQYDLKPLARFVSFAARGVPPEIMGIGPIEAIPAALRYAGLNLADIDWIELNEAFAAQSLAVINSVGLDPAKVNPMGGAIALGHPLGATGAIRAATVVHALRRRNLKYGMVTMCVGTGQGAAGIFERV; encoded by the coding sequence ATGAGCAAGCAAGTTCAAGACGCCTACATCGTCGCTGCCACACGCACCCCGATCGGCAAGTCGGGCCGCGGCTGCTTCAGGAACACGCGCCCCGACGATCTGCTGGTCGCCGCGATCCGCAGTGCGATGACGCAGGTCCCCACGCTCGATCCCAAGGCGATCGAAGACGCCATCATCGGCTGCTCGTTCCCCGAGGGTGAGCAGGGCATGAACATGGCGCGCATCGCGGTGCAGCTGGCCTTCTCGCATCCGGTGGCCGGCGTCACGGTCAACCGCTTCTGCGCGTCCGGCGTCACCGCGATCCAGATGGCCGCCGATCGCATCCGCGTCGGCGAAGCCGACGTGCTGATCGCCGGCGGCGCCGAATCGATGAGCCTGGTGCCGATGGGCGGCAACAAGCCGTCGTTCAACCCCGAGGTGTTCGCCAAGGACGAGAACGTCGGCATCGCCTACGGCATGGGCCTCACCGCCGAAAAGGTGGCCGCGCAATGGAAGGTCGGTCGCGAGGCGCAGGACGCCTTTGCGCTCGAGTCGCACCTGCGCGCGCTGAAGGCGCAGCAGGCCGGCGAGTTCGCCGACGAGATCACGCCGATCGACGTGATCGACCGCTTCCCCGACCTGGCCACGGGCGAGCCGGGCACGAAGACACGCACCGTCAAGCTCGACGAGGGGCCGCGTCCCGACACCTCGCTGGAGGGCCTGGCCAAGCTCAAGCCGGTGTTCGCCGCGAAGGGCAGCGTCACCGCCGGCAACAGCTCGCAGACCAGCGACGGTGCCGGCGCCCTGGTCCTGGCAAGCGAAAAGGCCATCAAGCAATACGACCTGAAGCCACTGGCCCGCTTCGTCAGCTTCGCCGCGCGCGGCGTGCCGCCCGAGATCATGGGCATCGGCCCGATCGAGGCGATCCCCGCGGCGCTGCGCTACGCCGGGCTGAACCTCGCGGACATCGACTGGATCGAGTTGAACGAAGCGTTCGCCGCGCAGTCGCTGGCGGTGATCAACAGCGTCGGCCTCGACCCGGCCAAGGTCAACCCGATGGGCGGCGCGATCGCCCTCGGGCATCCGCTGGGCGCCACCGGCGCGATCCGCGCGGCGACCGTGGTGCATGCGCTGCGCCGGCGCAACCTCAAGTACGGCATGGTGACGATGTGCGTGGGCACCGGCCAGGGCGCGGCCGGCATCTTCGAGCGCGTCTGA
- a CDS encoding alpha/beta fold hydrolase, producing MQPCDLTSTGGATIASRFYEPPGRPRAAVVIGGAMGVKQDYYAAFAQWLAAQGYLVASFDYRGMGDSRHGPLRELRADLFDWAADFDTVIAATLLRGGGAPLYLIGHSLGAQLPGLLTHRDRVAGMVSVAAGSGYWRDNAPQLKRMVLYFWHVLVPVATKLFGYFPGRRLRKVGDLPVGVVLQWRKWCLNPRYHVGAEGTPVREKFEGARFPLVALSITDDELMTERGTHVLVDCYANAPRRVERIAPADVHARRIGHFGFFREQFQTSLWQRTVLLLQGFQPSQETAA from the coding sequence ATGCAGCCATGTGACCTCACGTCGACCGGCGGCGCGACCATCGCGTCGCGCTTCTACGAGCCGCCGGGCCGGCCGCGCGCGGCCGTCGTCATCGGCGGCGCGATGGGCGTGAAGCAGGACTACTACGCCGCCTTCGCGCAATGGCTGGCGGCACAGGGCTACCTCGTCGCCAGCTTCGACTACCGCGGCATGGGCGACTCCCGCCACGGACCGCTGCGCGAGTTGCGCGCCGACCTGTTCGACTGGGCCGCCGATTTCGACACCGTGATCGCCGCGACGCTGCTGCGCGGGGGCGGCGCGCCGCTGTACCTGATCGGACACAGCCTGGGCGCGCAGCTGCCGGGACTGCTCACGCACCGCGACCGAGTCGCCGGCATGGTCTCGGTGGCGGCCGGGAGCGGCTACTGGCGCGACAACGCGCCCCAGCTCAAGCGCATGGTGCTGTACTTCTGGCATGTCCTGGTGCCGGTGGCGACGAAGCTGTTCGGCTACTTCCCGGGTCGCCGGCTGCGCAAGGTCGGCGACCTGCCGGTCGGCGTCGTGCTGCAGTGGCGCAAGTGGTGCCTGAACCCGCGCTACCACGTCGGCGCCGAGGGCACGCCGGTGCGCGAGAAGTTCGAGGGCGCCCGCTTTCCGCTGGTCGCGTTGTCCATCACCGACGACGAGCTGATGACCGAACGCGGCACGCATGTCCTGGTCGACTGCTATGCCAACGCACCGCGCCGCGTCGAGCGCATCGCGCCGGCCGACGTCCATGCGCGCCGCATCGGGCATTTCGGTTTCTTCCGCGAGCAATTCCAGACGTCCTTGTGGCAACGCACCGTGCTGCTGCTGCAGGGATTCCAGCCATCACAGGAGACAGCAGCATGA
- a CDS encoding enoyl-CoA hydratase — protein MSIKTATLNGVATIEIARPEKKNAITMAMYAAMGEALRAANAEASVRAVLITGQPGIFTSGNDLEDFMQRPAQGADSPVFEFMKALHGSEKPVVAAVTGPAIGIGTTMLLHCDLVYVSDEAKLAMPFTSLGLVPEFASSLILPSLLGHAKAAEKLLLGDPFGPQDAVDLGLANAVLPAGEVVGHARRIAERFNTLPPAAVRESKKLMRRAVSERVLETIAAEGGVFRERLSSPEAREAFSAFFQKRKPDFSQFS, from the coding sequence ATGAGCATCAAGACGGCCACCCTGAACGGCGTCGCGACCATCGAGATCGCACGGCCCGAGAAGAAGAACGCGATCACGATGGCGATGTACGCCGCGATGGGCGAGGCGCTGCGCGCGGCCAATGCCGAGGCATCGGTGCGCGCGGTGCTGATCACCGGCCAGCCGGGCATCTTCACGTCGGGCAACGACCTCGAGGACTTCATGCAGCGCCCGGCGCAGGGTGCGGACTCGCCGGTGTTCGAATTCATGAAGGCGCTGCACGGCAGCGAGAAGCCGGTGGTGGCGGCGGTCACGGGCCCAGCGATCGGCATCGGCACGACGATGCTGCTGCACTGCGACCTGGTCTACGTGTCCGACGAGGCCAAGCTTGCGATGCCGTTCACCAGCCTCGGCCTGGTCCCGGAGTTCGCCTCCAGCCTGATCCTGCCGTCGCTGCTGGGCCATGCGAAGGCGGCCGAGAAGCTGCTGCTCGGCGACCCGTTCGGGCCGCAGGACGCCGTCGACCTGGGCTTGGCCAACGCGGTGCTGCCGGCCGGCGAGGTGGTCGGCCATGCGCGCCGCATCGCCGAGCGCTTCAACACGCTGCCGCCGGCTGCGGTGCGCGAGAGCAAGAAGCTGATGCGCCGTGCCGTCAGCGAGCGCGTGCTGGAGACCATCGCGGCCGAAGGCGGCGTCTTTCGCGAGCGGTTGTCGAGCCCCGAGGCGCGCGAAGCCTTCAGCGCCTTCTTCCAGAAGCGCAAGCCCGACTTCTCGCAGTTCTCCTGA
- a CDS encoding SGNH/GDSL hydrolase family protein, whose product MSLALKLTLAPLLVAQALSTRRRAPVLPEAAGPRSGEIGDGRRLRLLIVGDSSGAGVGVPTQDIALAGYLSRTLALEARAKVQWQLVARSGITSAQALELVQSERPPRADVAVAVLGVNDVIDQVPVQRAVQHRAALADWLIAHAGVRHVVFAPLPPVHQFPLLPQPLRWIMGRDARRHDEALARWAGTRENVSHVPIAITLDASCMASDGFHPGEPVYRVCGEALARHIAITFPASETHP is encoded by the coding sequence ATGTCGCTGGCGCTCAAGCTGACGCTCGCGCCGCTGCTGGTGGCGCAGGCATTGAGCACGCGACGGCGTGCGCCTGTGCTGCCCGAAGCCGCGGGGCCGCGCAGCGGCGAGATCGGCGACGGACGGCGCCTGCGCCTGCTGATCGTCGGCGATTCGTCGGGAGCGGGCGTCGGTGTGCCGACGCAAGACATCGCGCTCGCCGGCTACCTGAGCCGCACCCTCGCGCTTGAGGCGCGCGCGAAGGTTCAATGGCAGCTGGTCGCGCGCAGCGGCATCACGTCGGCGCAAGCGCTCGAGCTGGTCCAGTCCGAGCGTCCGCCACGCGCCGACGTGGCAGTGGCAGTGCTGGGCGTCAACGACGTCATCGACCAGGTCCCGGTGCAGCGGGCGGTGCAGCACCGGGCGGCGCTCGCCGACTGGCTGATCGCCCACGCGGGCGTTCGCCATGTCGTCTTCGCGCCGCTGCCGCCGGTGCACCAGTTCCCCTTGTTGCCGCAGCCGCTGCGGTGGATCATGGGCCGCGACGCGCGGCGGCACGACGAGGCCCTGGCGCGATGGGCCGGCACACGCGAGAACGTCTCGCACGTGCCCATAGCGATCACCCTCGATGCGAGCTGCATGGCGTCGGACGGCTTCCACCCGGGCGAGCCGGTGTACCGGGTCTGCGGTGAGGCGCTCGCACGCCACATCGCCATCACTTTCCCAGCGTCGGAGACTCATCCATGA
- a CDS encoding NAD(P)-dependent oxidoreductase has protein sequence MNLNGKTLFITGASRGIGLAIAKRAAKDGANIVIAAKTAETNPKLPGTIYSAAAEIVEAGGRALPLQTDIRDEASVVAAMQQAVEEFGGIDILVNNASAISLTPTPATQMKRFDLMFGVNVRGTYLCTQTCLPHLIRSAQAGRNPHVLNMSPPLSMKTHWFQGHVAYTMAKYGMSECTLGHAGEFKPHGIGVNSLWPRTAIATAALQMIPGVDINKCRKPEILADAAYLVLTSDAKTTTGNFFIDDTLLAQHGITDLDSYSVVPGTKEFIPDFFVD, from the coding sequence ATGAACCTGAACGGCAAGACTCTCTTCATCACGGGCGCGTCGCGCGGCATCGGGCTGGCGATCGCCAAGCGCGCAGCGAAGGACGGCGCCAACATCGTCATCGCCGCGAAGACCGCCGAGACGAATCCCAAGCTGCCCGGCACCATCTACTCGGCCGCGGCCGAGATCGTCGAGGCGGGCGGACGCGCGCTGCCGCTGCAGACCGACATCCGCGACGAGGCGAGCGTCGTCGCCGCCATGCAGCAGGCGGTGGAGGAATTCGGCGGCATCGACATCCTGGTCAACAACGCCAGCGCCATCAGCCTCACGCCGACGCCGGCGACGCAGATGAAGCGCTTCGACCTGATGTTCGGCGTGAACGTGCGCGGCACCTACCTGTGCACCCAGACCTGCCTGCCGCATCTCATCCGGTCGGCGCAGGCCGGGCGCAACCCGCATGTGCTGAACATGTCGCCGCCGCTGTCGATGAAGACGCACTGGTTCCAGGGGCACGTGGCCTACACGATGGCCAAGTACGGCATGAGCGAATGCACGCTGGGGCATGCCGGCGAATTCAAGCCGCACGGCATCGGGGTGAACAGCCTGTGGCCGCGCACCGCGATCGCCACCGCGGCGTTGCAGATGATTCCCGGCGTCGACATCAACAAGTGCCGCAAGCCGGAGATCCTGGCCGATGCGGCCTACCTGGTGCTCACCAGCGATGCGAAGACGACCACCGGCAACTTCTTCATCGACGACACGCTGCTCGCGCAGCACGGGATCACCGACCTCGACTCCTACAGCGTCGTGCCGGGCACGAAGGAGTTCATCCCGGACTTCTTCGTCGATTGA
- a CDS encoding phosphoribosyltransferase — protein sequence MHQLTNREEAGRTLAEKLLHYRGQDIVVLALPRGGVPVAAQIADALQAPLDLLFVRKIGLPWQPELAYAAVVDGNPPEVVVNDDVARYEPMSDSALAQATQDEVEEIERRRAAYMAGRAPLEVAGRIAIVVDDGLATGTTARAALKGLRRRAPAQLVLAVPVAPSDTVHDLRPLVDELVVLEMPDPFRAIGLHYIDFHQLDDAEVLALLNRRRSPG from the coding sequence ATGCACCAGCTGACCAATCGCGAGGAAGCCGGCCGGACCCTGGCCGAGAAGCTGCTGCACTACCGAGGACAGGACATCGTCGTGCTGGCCCTGCCGCGCGGCGGGGTGCCGGTGGCCGCGCAGATCGCCGACGCGCTGCAGGCGCCGCTGGACCTGCTGTTCGTGCGCAAGATCGGCCTGCCGTGGCAGCCGGAGCTTGCCTATGCGGCCGTCGTCGACGGCAACCCGCCGGAGGTGGTGGTCAACGACGACGTCGCGCGCTACGAGCCGATGAGCGACTCGGCGCTTGCCCAGGCGACCCAGGACGAAGTGGAGGAGATCGAGCGCCGGCGAGCCGCCTACATGGCGGGACGCGCGCCGCTCGAAGTGGCCGGGCGCATCGCCATCGTCGTCGACGACGGACTCGCCACGGGCACGACGGCGCGTGCCGCCTTGAAGGGCCTGCGCCGGCGCGCGCCGGCGCAGCTGGTGCTGGCCGTGCCGGTCGCGCCTTCGGACACGGTGCACGACTTGCGCCCGCTGGTCGACGAGCTCGTGGTGCTGGAGATGCCCGATCCGTTCCGCGCCATCGGCCTGCACTACATCGACTTCCATCAGCTCGACGACGCCGAGGTACTGGCGCTGCTCAATCGACGAAGAAGTCCGGGATGA
- a CDS encoding acyl-CoA thioesterase — protein MPEITSDHENLIPESLAPLKLPNDRELVMRVMPMPADANPNGDIFGGWIMAQVDLAGSVLPARIAKGRIATVAVNQFVFKQPVSIGDLLSFYAKVERIGRTSVTVHVEVFAERNPADLHVVKVTEANLTYVAIDKGGHPRPVPRP, from the coding sequence ATGCCCGAGATTACAAGCGACCACGAAAACCTGATTCCGGAATCCCTCGCGCCCCTCAAGCTGCCGAACGACCGTGAACTGGTCATGCGGGTGATGCCGATGCCGGCAGACGCCAATCCCAACGGCGACATCTTCGGCGGCTGGATCATGGCGCAGGTGGACCTTGCCGGCAGCGTCCTGCCGGCGCGCATCGCCAAAGGCCGCATCGCCACGGTGGCGGTCAACCAGTTCGTGTTCAAGCAGCCGGTGTCGATCGGCGACCTGCTGAGCTTCTACGCGAAGGTCGAGCGCATCGGCCGCACCTCGGTGACGGTGCATGTCGAGGTGTTTGCCGAGCGCAATCCGGCCGACCTCCATGTCGTGAAGGTCACCGAGGCGAACCTCACCTACGTCGCGATCGACAAGGGCGGTCACCCGCGGCCCGTTCCCAGGCCGTAG
- a CDS encoding ABC transporter ATP-binding protein/permease — protein sequence MRRASLDSPTIAAAPAAAAAGPRSDRETLRKLLPYLWRYRWRVILALGFMVGAKLANVAVPLLLKTLVDSLTLKPGDVRAVLVVPIGLLLAYGALRLSTSLFTELRELIFARATEGTARSISLQVFRHLHSLSLRFHLERQTGGMTRDIERGTRAVHSLISYSLYSIVPTLIEVGLVLTLLAVKFDLWFAWITVAALVIYIAFSITMTNWRTQFRKQMNEFDSTAHSKAIDSLLNYETVKYFNNEDYEARRYDESLERLRRASLKSQRSLSILNTGQQLIIATGLVLMLWRATEGVAAGRMTLGDLVMINAFMIQLYIPLNFLGVIYREIKQALTDLDKMFSLMEREREVDDPPGATPLQVSEGRIRFDRVSFAYEASRPILHDVSFEIPPGKTVAVVGPSGAGKSTLARLLFRFYDIQSGSIEIDGQDIRRVTQASLRRAIGIVPQDTVLFNDTVAYNIGYGRTGATQAEIEAAAKAARIHDFIAATPKGYETMVGERGLKLSGGEKQRVAIARTLLKNPPIMIFDEATSALDSANERAIQAELQGVARNKTALLVAHRLSTVVDAHQILVMEQGRIVERGTHAELLVLNGRYAEMWRLQQSGEDDEAEREDPLPELTVHGNQMA from the coding sequence ATGCGCCGCGCCAGCCTGGACTCTCCGACGATCGCCGCCGCGCCCGCGGCGGCGGCTGCCGGGCCGCGCTCCGACCGCGAGACGCTGCGCAAGCTGCTGCCCTACCTGTGGCGCTACCGCTGGCGCGTGATATTGGCGCTCGGCTTCATGGTGGGTGCCAAGCTCGCCAACGTGGCGGTGCCGCTGCTGCTGAAGACGCTGGTCGACAGCCTCACGCTCAAGCCCGGCGATGTGCGTGCGGTCCTGGTGGTGCCCATCGGCCTGCTGCTGGCCTACGGCGCGCTGCGGCTGTCGACGTCGCTGTTCACCGAGCTGCGGGAGCTGATCTTCGCCCGGGCCACCGAAGGCACCGCGCGCAGCATCTCGCTGCAGGTCTTCCGCCACCTGCATTCGCTCAGCCTGCGCTTTCACCTCGAGCGCCAGACCGGCGGCATGACGCGCGACATCGAGCGCGGCACGCGCGCGGTGCATTCGCTGATCTCGTACTCGCTGTACAGCATCGTGCCCACGCTGATCGAGGTCGGCCTCGTGCTGACGCTGCTGGCGGTGAAGTTCGACCTCTGGTTCGCGTGGATCACGGTGGCGGCGCTGGTCATCTACATCGCGTTCTCGATCACGATGACCAACTGGCGCACGCAGTTCCGCAAGCAGATGAACGAGTTCGACTCGACGGCGCACAGCAAGGCCATCGACTCGCTGCTGAACTACGAGACGGTCAAGTACTTCAACAACGAGGACTACGAAGCCCGGCGCTACGACGAGAGCCTGGAGCGGCTGCGCCGCGCGAGCCTGAAGTCGCAACGGTCGCTCTCGATCCTGAACACCGGGCAGCAGCTGATCATCGCCACCGGCCTGGTGCTGATGCTGTGGCGCGCCACCGAAGGCGTGGCTGCCGGCCGCATGACGCTGGGCGATCTGGTGATGATCAACGCCTTCATGATCCAGCTGTACATCCCGCTGAACTTCCTCGGCGTGATCTACCGCGAGATCAAGCAGGCGCTGACCGACCTCGACAAGATGTTCTCCCTGATGGAGCGCGAGCGCGAGGTCGACGACCCGCCCGGCGCAACGCCGCTTCAGGTCAGCGAAGGCCGCATCCGCTTCGACCGCGTCAGCTTCGCCTACGAGGCGTCGCGGCCCATCCTTCACGACGTCAGCTTCGAGATCCCGCCGGGCAAGACGGTCGCCGTGGTCGGCCCTTCGGGCGCAGGCAAGAGCACGCTGGCCCGGCTGCTCTTCCGCTTCTACGACATCCAGTCGGGCTCCATCGAGATCGACGGCCAGGACATCCGCCGCGTCACGCAGGCCAGCCTGCGGCGCGCGATCGGCATCGTGCCGCAGGACACGGTGCTGTTCAACGACACGGTGGCCTACAACATCGGTTACGGCCGCACCGGCGCGACGCAGGCCGAGATCGAGGCGGCGGCGAAGGCGGCGCGCATCCACGACTTCATCGCCGCCACGCCCAAGGGCTACGAGACCATGGTCGGCGAGCGCGGGCTCAAGCTGTCGGGCGGCGAGAAGCAGCGCGTCGCGATCGCGCGCACGCTGCTGAAGAACCCGCCGATCATGATCTTCGACGAGGCGACCTCGGCCCTGGACTCGGCCAACGAGCGCGCCATCCAGGCCGAGCTGCAAGGGGTGGCGCGCAACAAGACCGCGCTGCTCGTTGCGCACCGGCTGTCGACTGTCGTCGATGCGCACCAGATCCTCGTGATGGAGCAGGGTCGCATCGTCGAGCGCGGCACGCATGCCGAATTGCTGGTGCTCAACGGACGCTATGCTGAGATGTGGCGCCTGCAGCAATCAGGGGAAGACGACGAAGCGGAGCGAGAAGACCCGCTGCCCGAATTGACGGTGCATGGAAACCAAATGGCTTGA